One region of Lampris incognitus isolate fLamInc1 chromosome 4, fLamInc1.hap2, whole genome shotgun sequence genomic DNA includes:
- the LOC130112047 gene encoding immunoglobulin superfamily containing leucine-rich repeat protein 2-like → MAASHSLRFTLWIAMVVDMVHGCPELCACADKYDRHFAECSYRDLAEIPSGLPSNVTSMSLSANRISLIALGSFDNVTQVTSLWMAHNQLVSIELGALTPLSHLRNFDISHNKIVEFPWEDLQNLTALKMLKMNHNEMVSMPRDAFSNLRDLQSLRLNNNRFTTIAEGTFDGLLSLNHLHIYSNPFACNCFIDWLREWISTTPIIVPEQDSIVCASPPQRRGAIIVKLPESKCMGPNVTITTQPNADNTAVYEGTALILTCDFKGNPKPAVVWKIHTKNHVKELALPSDSAESIEDSLPAFKSQITVLNNGTLIVSQVSKKDSGNYSCSAANEFGTGEDLFIAEVVALPKPTPTTIVTEMPAFTKSKPSIHQPLSKMSIFDPFLSADIKRKDIIDVIPTLPPTREAHTAYDEQTPRYPPHASKCGLTANTRYISNHGFNGSLEDVKQYTFNFGVIALGVSETEAKVRLNPLLLPKDKTGVRVSAAADIHEGPLGSPGAPGKVHSNSLFLCITADHKHSAVQWSRIQEGVNMYMFSNLRPGTNYSLCLTYSGEDCEVQVLFTTRRRVPNLLIIISVSICLLTVSTVPLLGATCFHLVYKYRGKTYKLILKAKDQYHMERNLAANFNMHAPYTDSRRRINDSEPDEEEGEMERGGGGQRDEDTEESMVTESFTLSQCRGNSEDCEVGSEYSDRLPLGAEAVTITSNYTYPNH, encoded by the coding sequence ATGGCAGCCTCACACTCGCTTCGCTTCACCCTGTGGATTGCCATGGTCGTTGATATGGTGCATGGATGCCCTGAACTCTGTGCCTGCGCGGACAAATATGATCGCCATTTTGCTGAATGTTCCTACAGAGACCTAGCTGAAATCCCCAGCGGACTGCCCTCCAACGTAACGAGCATgagtctctctgcaaacagaaTAAGTTTGATCGCATTAGGAAGCTTTGATAATGTCACTCAAGTGACGTCCCTATGGATGGCCCACAACCAGCTGGTGTCCATCGAGCTGGGGGCCCTTACACCCCTGTCTCATTTGCGTAACTTTGACATCAGCCACAACAAGATAGTAGAGTTTCCGTGGGAGGATCTGCAAAACCTCACAGCTCTGAAGATGTTGAAGATGAACCACAACGAGATGGTCAGCATGCCCAGGGATGCCTTTTCCAACCTTCGGGACCTGCAGTCGCTCCGTCTCAACAATAACAGGTTCACTACCATCGCCGAGGGGACATTCGATGGCTTGCTATCGTTGAACCACTTACATATTTACAGCAATCCATTTGCATGCAATTGCTTCATTGACTGGCTAAGGGAATGGATCTCCACAACGCCTATTATAGTCCCAGAGCAGGATTCCATCGTGTGTGCAAGTCCACCACAACGTAGAGGGGCAATTATTGTCAAATTGCCTGAATCAAAGTGCATGGGCCCCAATGTCACAATAACAACACAGCCAAATGCTGATAACACAGCCGTCTATGAGGGCACAGCATTGATCCTGACCTGTGATTTTAAAGGAAACCCAAAGCCAGCGGTGGTATGGAAAATCCACACCAAAAACCACGTGAAAGAATTAGCTTTACCATCTGACTCCGCAGAATCCATCGAAGACTCTTTACCAGCCTTCAAAAGTCAGATAACAGTTTTAAATAATGGGACCCTTATTGTTTCACAGGTCAGCAAGAAGGACAGTGGTAATTACAGCTGTTCAGCTGCAAATGAGTTTGGTACAGGTGAGGATCTGTTTATAGCAGAGGTGGTGGCTTTACCAAAACCTACACCCACAACAATTGTGACGGAGATGCCAGCTTTCACTAAATCCAAGCCGTCAATACACCAACCACTGTCTAAAATGTCCATATTTGATCCTTTCCTTTCCGCTGACATAAAGAGAAAAGACATTATTGACGTCATTCCCACTCTACCGCCAACCCGGGAGGCTCATACTGCCTACGATGAACAAACACCAAGGTATCCACCACATGCTAGCAAATGTGGCCTGACTGCTAACACAAGGTACATCTCCAACCACGGCTTCAACGGGAGCctggaggatgtcaagcagtacACGTTCAATTTCGGTGTCATCGCCTTGGGTGTGTCTGAAACAGAGGCAAAGGTGCGCCTCAACCCCCTCCTCCTACCCAAAGACAAGACTGGTGTCCGAGTCAGTGCCGCCGCCGACATCCATGAAGGCCCTCTAGGTTCTCCGGGAGCGCCCGGAAAGGTCCACTCTAACAGCTTGTTTCTCTGCATCACCGCTGACCACAAACACTCTGCTGTCCAATGGTCGAGAATCCAAGAGGGTGTCAACATGTATATGTTCAGCAATTTACGCCCCGGGACAAATTATTCCCTCTGTCTGACCTACAGTGGGGAGGACTGTGAGGTCCAAGTCCTTTTCACCACCAGGAGAAGGGTGCCTAACTTGCTGATCATCATCTCAGTCAGCATTTGCCTTCTGACTGTATCCACCGTGCCTCTACTTGGAGCCACTTGCTTCCACCTGGTCTACAAGTACCGGGGAAAGACGTACAAGCTGATACTCAAGGCGAAAGACCAGTACCACATGGAGAGGAACCTCGCCGCTAACTTCAACATGCACGCGCCTTACACTGACTCACGGAGGAGGATTAACGACAGCGAGCCGGATGAGGAGGAAGGGGAGATGGAGcgcggaggaggaggacagagagaTGAGGACACGGAAGAAAGCATGGTGACTGAGTCCTTCACCCTGTCTCAGTGCAGGGGCAACTCGGAGGACTGCGAGGTGGGATCCGAGTACAGCGATCGCCTGCCATTAGGAGCTGAGGCTGTCACCATCACAAGCAactacacatatccaaaccactga